In Polynucleobacter ibericus, a genomic segment contains:
- the nth gene encoding endonuclease III: MNPEKRRAFFEQLKANNPKPETELEYSSPFELLIAVLLSAQATDISVNKGTRELYKVANTPQAMLDLGEKGVRPYIQHIGLFNSKGKHIQETCRLLLEKHGGEVPQTREELEALPGVGRKTANVILNTAFGKIAMAVDTHIFRVSNRTGLAPGKDVLKVEQQLLKRVPKEYLLDAHHWLILHGRYTCKARNPDCAQCIVEPLCGFKQKTGKGKVRGDI; encoded by the coding sequence ATGAATCCAGAAAAGCGGCGTGCTTTTTTTGAGCAGCTCAAAGCCAATAATCCTAAACCAGAAACTGAACTGGAATACAGCTCGCCATTTGAGCTATTAATTGCAGTATTACTATCTGCACAAGCTACCGATATATCAGTCAACAAGGGCACACGCGAGCTATATAAAGTTGCCAATACCCCACAAGCCATGCTGGACTTGGGCGAGAAAGGTGTCAGACCCTATATTCAGCATATTGGCTTATTCAACTCCAAGGGCAAACATATTCAGGAAACTTGCAGACTACTTCTTGAAAAGCATGGAGGCGAAGTTCCACAGACTCGCGAAGAATTAGAGGCTCTTCCAGGTGTTGGTAGAAAAACAGCCAACGTCATTCTGAACACTGCCTTTGGAAAAATTGCCATGGCTGTTGATACTCATATTTTTAGAGTATCCAACCGAACTGGCCTAGCGCCAGGCAAGGATGTTCTCAAAGTGGAGCAGCAATTACTTAAGCGCGTGCCCAAAGAATATCTATTAGATGCGCATCATTGGCTTATTCTGCATGGCCGATATACTTGCAAGGCACGCAACCCAGATTGCGCACAATGCATTGTTGAACCCTTGTGCGGTTTCAAACAAAAAACAGGTAAAGGAAAAGTTCGTGGCGATATTTAA
- the rsxB gene encoding electron transport complex subunit RsxB gives MSHSNNLIDQLEDILPQTQCTKCGYPDCHGYAEAMASGDALPNRCPPGGIEGIKRLSKVLIPIYPQDAFDLHPTIDPECGFERPRPVALIDPQKCIGCTLCIQACPVDAIVGASKQMHVVLTEWCTGCDLCIPPCPVDCISMIDVTDNQTGWDAWSQDLADVSRQRYHDREQRLDREQKDNDDRLAKKAANKLVAINSENPSSADELKEQERKRAIIAAAIARAQQKQ, from the coding sequence ATGAGTCATTCCAATAACCTCATCGATCAACTGGAAGATATTCTTCCACAGACCCAGTGCACTAAATGCGGCTACCCTGATTGCCACGGATATGCTGAGGCAATGGCGTCTGGCGATGCTCTACCTAACCGCTGCCCTCCCGGTGGCATAGAAGGCATCAAACGCCTTAGTAAGGTCTTGATACCTATCTACCCGCAAGATGCCTTTGATCTTCACCCCACTATCGATCCAGAGTGTGGATTTGAGCGCCCAAGACCGGTAGCGCTAATAGATCCTCAAAAATGCATTGGCTGCACCTTATGTATTCAGGCTTGTCCTGTTGATGCAATTGTTGGGGCTTCCAAGCAAATGCATGTGGTGTTGACAGAATGGTGTACGGGTTGTGACCTTTGTATTCCACCATGTCCCGTAGATTGCATCAGCATGATTGATGTGACCGACAATCAAACTGGCTGGGATGCTTGGTCTCAAGATTTAGCAGATGTTTCTCGTCAGCGCTATCACGATCGCGAGCAACGTCTTGATCGTGAACAAAAAGATAATGATGATCGCTTGGCAAAAAAAGCTGCAAACAAGTTAGTGGCGATCAATTCTGAAAACCCATCATCAGCAGATGAACTGAAAGAGCAAGAACGTAAGCGCGCCATCATTGCTGCAGCCATTGCACGAGCACAGCAAAAGCAATGA
- a CDS encoding polyhydroxyalkanoate depolymerase produces MLYQLHEFQKALLQPVSSWARAASEAFINASNPASKVPGSDRLAASYELLYRLGKDYKKPEFGIRSVKAHGHEVAIHERTIVAKPFCNLVRFKRFSDDVETIKSLKQDPVVLVVAPMSGHHATLLRDTVRTLLQDHKVYITDWVDARLVPVEDGEFGLDDYVHYVQDFIRTIGAENLHVISVCQPTVPTLGAISLMASAGEATPSSMIMMGGPIDARKSPTAVNNLADQKSYEWFESHVIYSVPPTYPGAGRKVYPGFLQHTGFIAMNPQNHLQSHWDYFQNLVRGDEQDAESHIRFYDEYNAVLDLDSKFYLDTIKTVFQDYALPNGTWKVSGELVKPQDIKKTALLTIEGELDDISGSGQTRSAHDLCAGISKDNKDHYEVAGAGHYGIFAGRRWREKVYPKIKTFIREHQNTKKTATRTTKSA; encoded by the coding sequence ATGCTATATCAGTTACACGAATTTCAAAAAGCTCTACTTCAACCTGTTAGCTCATGGGCGCGCGCCGCTTCTGAAGCCTTTATTAATGCATCTAATCCTGCCTCCAAAGTTCCAGGATCAGATCGACTGGCAGCTAGCTATGAACTTCTCTATCGTCTAGGCAAAGACTATAAGAAACCAGAATTTGGCATTCGCTCTGTTAAAGCACATGGTCACGAAGTCGCGATTCATGAAAGAACAATCGTTGCAAAACCTTTTTGCAATCTAGTTCGTTTTAAGCGCTTTTCTGATGATGTAGAAACCATTAAGAGCCTCAAACAAGATCCTGTTGTATTGGTAGTTGCTCCTATGTCTGGTCATCACGCAACTTTATTGCGCGATACTGTACGTACCCTCTTGCAAGATCACAAGGTTTACATCACTGATTGGGTTGATGCGCGCTTAGTGCCAGTAGAAGATGGCGAGTTTGGTCTTGATGACTACGTTCATTATGTTCAAGACTTCATTCGTACTATCGGCGCAGAAAATTTACATGTTATTTCTGTATGCCAACCAACCGTTCCAACTTTAGGCGCGATCTCTCTAATGGCAAGCGCTGGTGAAGCAACACCAAGCTCTATGATCATGATGGGTGGCCCAATTGATGCACGCAAATCACCAACAGCCGTAAATAACTTGGCTGATCAAAAGTCTTATGAGTGGTTTGAAAGTCACGTGATTTATAGCGTGCCACCTACATATCCAGGCGCTGGCCGCAAGGTTTATCCAGGCTTCTTACAGCACACTGGCTTTATCGCTATGAACCCGCAGAACCATTTACAGTCTCATTGGGATTACTTCCAAAACCTAGTTCGTGGAGATGAACAGGATGCGGAATCTCACATTCGTTTCTATGATGAGTACAACGCGGTGCTAGATTTAGATTCCAAGTTCTATCTCGATACCATTAAAACTGTTTTCCAAGACTATGCATTACCTAATGGCACCTGGAAAGTATCTGGTGAGTTAGTCAAACCACAAGATATTAAAAAGACAGCACTCCTCACTATTGAAGGTGAGCTTGACGATATTTCCGGAAGCGGCCAAACGCGCTCAGCACATGATTTGTGTGCAGGCATCTCGAAAGATAATAAAGACCATTATGAAGTTGCTGGTGCCGGTCACTACGGTATCTTTGCTGGTCGTCGTTGGCGTGAGAAGGTTTACCCGAAAATCAAAACGTTCATACGTGAGCATCAGAATACGAAGAAAACAGCTACTCGGACTACTAAGTCGGCATAA
- a CDS encoding amino acid aminotransferase: MTLFASVQLAPKDPIFGLTEAYVADQRADKVNLGVGVYYTDEGKVPLLKAVIKAEEAIVAKHSPRSYIPIEGPNPYNSAVQNLLFGAESSLIKDGRVVTAECLGGTGALRVGADFIKRLNLNAPCAISNPTWENHRGIFESAGFDVVEYTYFDGKTRGVDFDGMVKSLESFPKNTTVLLHACCHNPTGADITEAQWRQVIDICKNKGLIPFLDMAYQGFAAGIEQDGIAVRLFAESGMSFFVSSSFSKSFSLYGERVGALSIVTQSKDESTRVLSQLKRVIRTNYSNPPTHGAAIAAAVLNSPELRKLWEDELAEMRDRIKSMRHGLVEKLAAAGVKQDFAFIEKQRGMFSYSGLTAEQVERLQKEDGIYALSTGRICVAALNTKNIDKVAKAIARVLA; this comes from the coding sequence ATGACACTGTTTGCCTCCGTTCAATTAGCCCCTAAAGATCCTATTTTTGGCCTCACAGAAGCCTACGTTGCAGACCAACGTGCTGACAAAGTAAATTTAGGTGTTGGCGTTTATTACACAGACGAAGGCAAGGTTCCACTTTTGAAGGCAGTAATTAAAGCGGAAGAGGCAATTGTTGCAAAACACTCGCCACGTAGTTATATCCCTATTGAAGGCCCAAATCCATATAACAGTGCAGTGCAAAATTTATTGTTTGGTGCTGAATCATCACTCATCAAAGATGGTCGCGTTGTGACTGCTGAATGTCTTGGCGGTACAGGTGCATTACGAGTTGGCGCTGATTTTATTAAGCGCCTAAACCTAAATGCACCTTGCGCGATTAGTAACCCAACTTGGGAAAACCATCGCGGTATTTTTGAATCCGCTGGCTTTGATGTAGTGGAGTACACCTACTTCGACGGCAAAACTCGCGGTGTCGATTTTGATGGCATGGTGAAATCTTTAGAGTCATTCCCAAAGAACACGACCGTGTTGTTGCATGCTTGCTGCCACAATCCAACTGGCGCGGATATTACTGAGGCGCAATGGCGTCAAGTGATCGACATCTGTAAAAACAAAGGTCTCATCCCCTTCTTAGATATGGCCTACCAAGGCTTTGCGGCTGGGATTGAGCAAGATGGTATTGCTGTGCGCCTCTTTGCTGAATCAGGCATGTCTTTCTTTGTATCTAGCTCTTTTTCTAAGTCTTTCTCGCTCTATGGCGAGCGTGTTGGCGCCCTGTCTATCGTGACACAAAGCAAAGATGAATCTACTCGCGTGCTTTCGCAATTAAAGCGTGTGATCCGAACCAACTACTCCAACCCCCCAACTCATGGCGCCGCAATTGCTGCTGCTGTTTTGAACTCACCAGAGTTACGAAAGCTCTGGGAAGATGAGTTGGCAGAAATGCGTGATCGCATTAAATCAATGCGTCATGGTCTGGTTGAAAAACTCGCTGCCGCTGGAGTGAAGCAAGACTTTGCTTTTATCGAGAAGCAGCGTGGCATGTTTTCTTACTCAGGCTTAACGGCTGAGCAAGTTGAGCGCTTACAGAAAGAGGACGGCATTTATGCCCTATCTACTGGACGCATTTGTGTTGCAGCACTCAATACTAAAAATATTGATAAGGTGGCTAAAGCAATCGCCCGCGTATTAGCTTAA
- the uvrB gene encoding excinuclease ABC subunit UvrB: MPPKLPKTGSKTEVKAVEKSPAADPLGEAGHDLDPAKFVTFPDSPYQLYQPFSPAGDQPQAIDALVEGVEDGLTFQTLLGVTGSGKTFTMANVIARTGRPAIIFAPNKTLAAQLYSEFREFFPRNAVEYFVSYYDYYQPEAYVPQRDLFIEKDSSINEHIEQMRLSATKSLLERRDVIIVATVSAIYGIGNPGDYHSMVMTLRPGDKMSQRDILMRLIAMQYDRNETDFKRGVFRVRGDTIDIFPAEHNELAVRVELFDDVIESLQFFDPLTGKIRQKIPRFTVYPSSHYVTPRDTVLKAIETIKTELRTRLDEFVKDGKLVEAQRLEQRTRFDLEMLNELGFCKGIENYSRHLSGAAPGEAPPTLVDYLPNDALMFLDESHVLIGQLNAMYNGDKSRKHTLVEFGFRLPSAMDNRPLKFTEFETKMRQTIFVSATPADYEKEHQGQVVEQVARPTGLVDPEIEVLPASTQVDDLLDQIHARVKVGERVLVTVLTKRMAEQLTDYLSDNGVKVRYVHSDIDTVERVEILRDLRLGVFDVLVGINLLREGLDIPEVSLVAILDADKEGFLRSERSLIQTIGRAARNVRGKAILYADRITDSMKRAMGETERRRTKQVAFNKLHGIEPKGVQKRIKDIIDGVYDVKEKRQEMQTEQERARYEDMGEKDLAAEIKRLEKQMNSEAKNLEFEKAASTRDRLTKVKEMAFGARSRDSV; the protein is encoded by the coding sequence ATGCCCCCTAAGTTACCGAAAACTGGATCAAAAACTGAAGTAAAAGCGGTTGAGAAAAGCCCTGCTGCGGATCCTTTGGGTGAGGCTGGTCACGACCTGGATCCAGCCAAGTTCGTTACCTTCCCAGACTCCCCTTACCAGCTCTATCAGCCATTTTCCCCTGCTGGAGACCAGCCACAGGCTATTGATGCCCTGGTGGAGGGTGTTGAGGATGGATTGACCTTCCAGACGCTTTTGGGGGTTACCGGCTCCGGCAAGACCTTCACCATGGCCAATGTGATCGCTAGAACCGGTCGTCCAGCCATCATTTTTGCCCCTAATAAGACCCTAGCTGCCCAGCTTTATAGTGAATTTAGGGAGTTTTTCCCTAGAAACGCAGTTGAGTACTTTGTCAGTTATTACGACTATTACCAGCCAGAGGCCTACGTTCCACAGCGTGATCTCTTTATTGAAAAAGACTCTTCGATTAACGAGCACATCGAGCAGATGCGCTTATCCGCGACCAAGAGTTTGTTAGAGCGTCGTGACGTCATCATTGTTGCAACAGTATCGGCAATTTACGGCATTGGTAATCCTGGCGATTATCACAGTATGGTGATGACTTTGCGTCCAGGTGACAAGATGAGTCAGCGCGATATTTTGATGCGCCTCATTGCTATGCAATACGACCGCAATGAAACTGATTTCAAGCGCGGCGTATTTCGAGTACGTGGCGATACGATTGATATTTTCCCAGCTGAACATAATGAGCTGGCAGTACGCGTTGAGTTGTTTGACGATGTCATCGAAAGTTTGCAATTCTTCGATCCTCTCACTGGAAAAATTCGTCAGAAGATTCCACGGTTTACCGTATACCCAAGTTCGCACTACGTGACTCCGCGCGACACAGTTCTGAAAGCCATCGAAACAATCAAAACAGAATTGCGCACTCGCTTAGATGAGTTTGTAAAAGATGGCAAGTTAGTTGAAGCACAACGTCTTGAGCAACGTACTCGATTTGATTTGGAGATGCTTAATGAGTTAGGTTTCTGTAAGGGTATTGAGAACTACTCCCGTCACCTGTCTGGCGCCGCCCCTGGCGAGGCCCCGCCAACGCTGGTGGACTATTTGCCAAATGACGCGTTGATGTTCCTAGACGAGAGCCACGTGCTGATTGGGCAGCTTAATGCCATGTACAACGGCGATAAATCTCGTAAACATACTTTGGTGGAATTTGGTTTCCGCTTGCCTTCGGCAATGGACAATCGCCCGCTCAAATTTACTGAGTTCGAAACGAAGATGCGTCAAACTATTTTTGTTTCTGCAACACCTGCTGATTATGAAAAAGAACATCAAGGTCAAGTAGTTGAGCAAGTTGCTAGACCAACGGGGTTAGTGGATCCTGAGATTGAAGTCTTGCCAGCAAGCACGCAGGTCGATGATTTGTTAGATCAAATTCATGCACGCGTCAAAGTGGGTGAGCGTGTATTGGTCACTGTATTGACTAAGCGTATGGCGGAGCAATTAACAGACTATCTTTCAGACAATGGTGTAAAGGTGCGCTATGTTCACTCGGATATCGATACTGTGGAGCGTGTAGAAATTTTGCGTGACTTACGCTTAGGTGTCTTTGATGTACTAGTCGGTATTAATTTATTGCGTGAAGGTTTGGACATTCCTGAGGTATCTCTCGTTGCAATTTTGGATGCCGATAAAGAAGGCTTCTTACGTTCTGAGCGCAGCTTGATTCAGACCATTGGACGAGCGGCTCGCAATGTGCGCGGTAAAGCCATTTTGTATGCCGATCGCATCACAGACTCCATGAAGCGGGCGATGGGGGAGACTGAAAGGCGCAGAACCAAGCAAGTTGCTTTCAATAAGCTCCATGGTATTGAGCCCAAAGGGGTCCAAAAGCGTATTAAAGACATTATTGATGGCGTTTACGACGTCAAAGAGAAGCGCCAGGAGATGCAGACTGAGCAGGAGCGGGCTCGCTATGAGGATATGGGCGAGAAGGATTTAGCAGCTGAAATTAAGCGCCTAGAGAAACAAATGAACTCCGAAGCTAAGAATTTAGAGTTTGAAAAGGCTGCCAGCACCCGCGATAGGCTTACCAAGGTCAAAGAAATGGCTTTTGGAGCCCGATCTAGGGACTCTGTCTAG
- a CDS encoding Fe-S cluster assembly transcription factor, whose amino-acid sequence MRLTTKGRFAVTAMIDLALRETHGPVTLAGISQRQKISLSYLEQLFGKLRRFNIVESTRGPGGGYTLARPSSEVSVADIIVAVDEPLDATQCGGKGNCHSDDENHGRCMTHDLWSNLNSKMVEYLSSVSLKDLVHQQEGRGIVIQDMRQKKIKVESSKAEKLAPALAAKKEAAPKAPLVNSVFNLARQS is encoded by the coding sequence ATGAGACTTACAACCAAAGGTCGTTTTGCAGTAACCGCAATGATTGATTTAGCCCTGCGTGAAACGCATGGCCCTGTAACTTTGGCCGGAATTAGCCAAAGACAAAAGATTTCCCTTTCTTACCTCGAGCAATTGTTCGGCAAATTACGCCGCTTCAATATCGTGGAGAGCACGCGTGGTCCCGGCGGTGGTTACACCCTGGCCCGCCCCTCTTCAGAGGTGAGTGTTGCCGATATTATTGTTGCGGTCGATGAGCCTCTCGATGCAACTCAATGCGGCGGCAAAGGAAATTGCCATTCCGATGATGAGAATCATGGTCGCTGTATGACGCACGATCTCTGGAGCAATCTCAACTCTAAAATGGTCGAGTACCTGAGTTCGGTGAGCTTAAAAGATTTAGTGCATCAACAAGAAGGGCGCGGTATCGTCATTCAAGATATGCGCCAGAAGAAAATTAAAGTTGAAAGTTCAAAAGCTGAAAAACTAGCTCCAGCACTTGCGGCTAAAAAAGAAGCGGCGCCAAAAGCACCATTAGTGAATTCAGTATTCAATTTGGCACGCCAAAGTTAA
- a CDS encoding IscS subfamily cysteine desulfurase — protein MNAPQALPQQPVPMFSPEHFPVYMDYSATTPIDPRVVDKMLPYLREQFGNAASRSHAYGWAAEEAVEWARSEVAQLVHADPREIVFTSGATESINLALKGAAHFYKDRGNHIITVKTEHKATLDTCRELEREGYEVTYLDVLPNGLIDFAQLEAAMKPGTILASVMYVNNEIGVVQDIPAIGDLCRSRGVILHVDAAQATGKIEIDLEKIKVDLMSFSAHKSYGPKGIGALFVRRKPRIRIEAQIHGGGHERGMRSGTLAVHQIVGLGEAFRIARIEMAEENKRIRALRDRLLNGLKDIEEVYVNGDMDDRVPHNLNISFNYVEGESMLMALKDLAISSGSACTSASLEPSYVLRALGRNDELAHSSIRFTLGRFTTEEEVDFTIKLVKEKIAKLRELSPLWEMYKDGIDLSTIQWAAH, from the coding sequence ATGAACGCACCACAAGCTTTACCGCAGCAACCGGTTCCTATGTTTAGCCCTGAACACTTCCCTGTGTACATGGACTATTCGGCTACTACACCGATTGATCCTCGCGTGGTTGACAAAATGTTGCCTTACTTACGTGAGCAGTTTGGTAATGCCGCTTCCCGTAGCCATGCTTATGGATGGGCTGCAGAAGAAGCGGTTGAGTGGGCGCGTTCTGAGGTTGCTCAATTAGTGCACGCTGATCCAAGAGAAATTGTGTTTACTAGTGGCGCTACTGAAAGTATTAATTTGGCCTTAAAAGGTGCTGCGCATTTCTACAAGGATCGTGGCAACCACATCATCACCGTTAAGACCGAGCACAAAGCTACTTTAGATACTTGTCGTGAGCTCGAGCGCGAAGGTTATGAAGTCACTTATTTAGACGTATTGCCAAATGGCTTGATTGATTTTGCACAGCTTGAAGCTGCGATGAAGCCAGGTACGATTTTGGCATCAGTAATGTATGTCAATAATGAAATTGGTGTTGTGCAAGACATTCCTGCGATTGGTGATTTGTGTCGTTCGCGCGGTGTGATTTTGCACGTAGATGCGGCTCAAGCTACTGGCAAAATAGAAATCGATCTTGAAAAGATCAAAGTAGATTTGATGAGTTTTTCTGCGCACAAGAGTTATGGTCCAAAAGGTATTGGTGCTTTGTTTGTACGTCGTAAGCCCCGTATCCGCATTGAAGCGCAGATTCATGGTGGCGGTCACGAGCGCGGCATGCGTTCGGGAACTCTTGCGGTTCACCAGATCGTAGGCTTGGGCGAGGCATTTCGCATTGCCCGTATCGAGATGGCAGAAGAGAACAAACGTATCCGTGCCTTGCGCGATCGCTTGCTCAATGGTCTGAAGGATATTGAAGAGGTCTATGTCAATGGCGACATGGATGATCGTGTTCCCCATAACCTTAATATTAGTTTTAACTATGTTGAAGGCGAGTCTATGTTGATGGCGCTTAAGGATTTAGCGATCTCATCTGGTTCAGCATGCACCTCCGCCTCCCTTGAGCCTTCTTACGTGTTGCGTGCCTTGGGCCGTAACGATGAGTTAGCGCACAGCTCTATACGCTTTACCTTAGGCCGCTTTACAACTGAAGAAGAAGTCGATTTCACCATCAAGTTGGTGAAAGAAAAGATTGCCAAGTTGCGTGAGCTATCACCACTTTGGGAAATGTATAAAGATGGGATCGATCTCAGCACGATTCAATGGGCAGCACACTAA
- the iscU gene encoding Fe-S cluster assembly scaffold IscU, translating to MAYSEKVIDHYENPRNVGSFEKGDESVGTGMVGAPACGDVMKLQIRVNDQGVIEDAKFKTYGCGSAIASSSLVTEWVKGKTLDQALEIKNSLIAEELALPPVKIHCSILAEDAIKAAVADYKEKHPAK from the coding sequence ATGGCATATAGTGAAAAGGTTATCGACCACTACGAAAATCCCCGTAACGTTGGCTCATTCGAAAAGGGCGACGAGAGTGTGGGTACTGGCATGGTTGGCGCACCAGCTTGCGGCGACGTAATGAAGTTGCAAATTCGCGTGAACGATCAAGGTGTGATCGAGGATGCAAAATTTAAGACTTATGGCTGCGGCTCTGCAATTGCCTCATCTTCATTGGTTACCGAGTGGGTCAAAGGTAAAACTTTGGATCAAGCGCTCGAGATAAAGAACTCCCTGATTGCTGAAGAGTTGGCTTTGCCACCAGTAAAAATTCACTGCTCTATCTTGGCGGAAGACGCTATAAAGGCAGCTGTAGCTGATTACAAAGAAAAGCATCCGGCGAAATAA
- the iscA gene encoding iron-sulfur cluster assembly protein IscA: MAITLTDKAAAHVNRNLEKRGKGCGLRLGVRTTGCSGLAYQLEYVDEPAAEDQVFESNGIKVFVDPKSLAYLDGTELDFVREGLNEGFKFQNPNVKDECGCGESFRV; the protein is encoded by the coding sequence ATGGCAATTACCTTAACCGACAAAGCAGCTGCACACGTAAACCGCAATCTAGAAAAGCGCGGTAAAGGTTGTGGTTTGCGCTTGGGAGTTCGCACAACCGGTTGTTCCGGTTTGGCTTATCAACTCGAGTATGTGGATGAGCCTGCAGCTGAAGACCAGGTATTTGAATCTAATGGTATTAAAGTATTTGTCGATCCAAAGAGCTTGGCTTACTTAGACGGTACAGAGCTAGACTTTGTACGTGAGGGTTTGAACGAGGGGTTTAAGTTTCAAAATCCAAACGTAAAAGATGAGTGTGGTTGTGGCGAATCCTTCCGCGTCTGA
- the hscB gene encoding Fe-S protein assembly co-chaperone HscB produces MANPSASDDYFRFFGLNQQFKIDLPALDQAYLAIQREVHPDRNARGSDVEQRLAMQMATLANTALQTLKNPIQRGLYICQLHGVDAKLETNTAMPAAFLMKQMEWRENLDEQAEDLAALEVLMSEVEQSKQDTLAEIAQAIDGAKNYTRAAELLRGLLFIDKFAAELDDTISTLV; encoded by the coding sequence GTGGCGAATCCTTCCGCGTCTGACGATTACTTTCGCTTCTTTGGATTAAATCAGCAATTCAAAATCGACTTGCCTGCCCTTGATCAGGCGTACCTAGCAATTCAGAGGGAAGTACACCCTGATCGCAATGCACGCGGCAGTGATGTAGAGCAGCGCCTTGCAATGCAGATGGCCACCTTAGCAAATACTGCTTTGCAGACCCTCAAGAATCCTATTCAACGTGGGCTCTATATTTGTCAGCTTCATGGGGTTGATGCCAAGCTAGAAACCAATACCGCCATGCCTGCCGCCTTTCTAATGAAGCAAATGGAATGGCGCGAGAATTTAGATGAGCAGGCAGAAGATCTGGCTGCCCTAGAAGTCTTGATGTCTGAGGTCGAGCAATCTAAGCAAGATACTCTTGCTGAAATTGCTCAGGCAATCGATGGTGCTAAAAACTATACGCGTGCTGCCGAGTTGCTGCGCGGTCTACTTTTCATCGATAAGTTCGCCGCAGAGCTCGATGACACCATTTCTACGCTGGTTTAA